The Ananas comosus cultivar F153 linkage group 22, ASM154086v1, whole genome shotgun sequence genome segment TTTGGACGAGTGCTTCTTACTAGTGCCGCTCTTCTTGCCCTTGGCTTTCTTGGCCTTCATTCGGCGCTTCTTCTCGTTGGCGTCGACCCAAGTATAGTCAGAAGGTATATAAAAGGGGTCAACATCTTCCTTAAAGCTTCGGCCACCGATGCTGTCCCCATTAGACTGTGGGGCCCGGCTTCCTCTAACCCATGAATACCATGAGCCCGACGAATCTGTTTCCTTGGATTTGCTTTCCTCGAAATTGGTCGGACTCGAAGGCGGAGTGGCAAACTCGTCAGTTGGTTGGAGCTCTTCGAATTTCGTGAAGGTAACGAGGACCCTGATTGTTGGGACAATAGGGATGGCTAtctgaaattgaaattgatgATGATTCGGCAAAATGGTCAGTAAATGGAGGTTATTATTTATGCAGAACTTAAATCTTCAGACTTGCTGTCCCGTGTAGTTAGAGTAACATGCCGATATGGGAGGTTACTTCAGAAAAAGATAGGAACAATAACAAATATGACGATAAAAGTTTAGCTCTGTTAACCAGAGTTGGGTAACAAAATCTTACAACATCAGAATGTATAACATATGAACTACAAAGAGAAATCTTGGACGATATAGATTTTTGTAGAAATGTGAGAGATTACAGGAAGGCTCTCATAGGAAAATGAGGAGGACCACCATGCATAAGAATTGATTCAGTGATTAGGATATAACCACCTTAATTTATCTAGCAAAATTTCCCAATTAGTGACCTTAAAATGGCTAAGAGAGCCAGGTTTTTCACACATTTATTACTTCTGTTTGCATATTAATCCTCCAAAAGAAGATTAAGCATATAAAAGGAATATGGAAAAGACGAAGAAAGGAATAACAAAAAACAATAGTTAGTCTTTCATTCTGAGAAGTAGCACATCTCCAGTCATGCCAAAAAGGCAAAAGCCCAAGGAACCACGGAAATAAAGTACTTCTCACGTTCCCCgttgtattttaatttaaaaagaaaacccATTTGAATTGTTTACTCGTAGGTGCTGTGCATAGAACTTCAACCTTCTTTTTGAAACATGTCTACATTAATCATCGGATTTGGAAGTCATAGAAATGGTCTAAGCCTAATTTTATCTCTATGCAGTAGCTTAGAGCCTGTTAGGATGTTGGAATAAATTATCCAGTGATATACAGGGATTATCTGTTTTTTATTACAACAGACCCCCCTTCATAAATACAATCCTTACATCAATACAAGCCCTACATGAACTTAAGATAAGAGTTGTCGTTAAGCTTGAGTGACCAATACAAGTTCTCTTTTATAAACAGCATGGTTCATTTGCAGTCCTAAAGACTTGCCAAAAGAGGTGAAAAGAGCAACAGGGTGGGGGATTGCTCAGTCACTGACATTACCTTAAACAACCATGATTAATCCCATTACTCCTAGTAATTGTGTGATTGCAATGGGACACCTCAAGGCTAAGAATAGTCCCACATTAGATGTGAAATCCACGGTGCATGAGTATGTAAGGTTGGATGGGCTAGACTTGGCCCGACAGGTTACCAGGTCTAAAATACCCAGTTAATCGAGCCGCAGACTCAGCAACGGGTGACCCTCTAGGAAGCAGGATGTGACATGCTATGTGTTTCTTGATTTCACAAATTTTCGTGTGGAAAACACAGGAACACCCCTGGGTTAGGTTAAACTCACCATAGCCTGATCAATACTTTGAGATTATCTATGTAACTACAATTTCACCATTCTGTGCATCTAAATTTACTACAAGAAGTACAACTACATTTAGAGGTAGCACTGGACAAGGCAGTAGGTATTTCACCTAGGCCTTTCAGTAAGTAGCTGCGAAGGCATTGACATATTTCCTTGAATAGCAACTTCAATCATGAGTAACCAATTAGTCTTAATAGCAGCATTTAAGATGCAACATGCAATAGCCTAATAAAGAAATAGAAGTTAGCACTTACCACcactcaaaataaagaaaaccaaCACACTCCTTGATCAGTTATTGAAGATTAAAAATGACGAGTTACAGCGCTAATAGGACAAGAGATGGCTAAAATTATAGGACAGTGGATATCATGAGCAGACCAAAATGTTGGTAGAGATAAAGGAGGACAGGAATTGCAAAGGGCAAATAATGGGCAGGTATAGTGCTATGAGTAGAATTCTGTAAGAAGCTCAGTGACTAAATAGGGCAAATGACTATGAAGGGGGGTATGCATACTATAATCAGATGGTACAACAAAAATGTAGACATCAAATAGAGAGCTCTGAGTAGACAGCTAAACATGCATGACGaatattttgcaaaattaccTACAAAGTATTTTGGGCCAACATATTTTGCGACGATAGTTAGTGCTGACTGAAAGCGTAGCCACAggccaaaaaaagaaataactaGATTTTCTTTACCAAAAATGAACAGgaagacaaaattaaaaatgatgaaGCAAACTCCGTTGCCGCTAGAAGAAATGTAAAGGAGATTGATCACCTTCACGGGGAATGTTCCCAGAGGTAGCTTGGTCGTTAAAAGCTCCCTCAGCCTCCTCACAGCCTTCACTTTGTTCGCCAGCACATCAAGCAAAGGAATAAGCTCCTCCGTCTTTAAAGGGAAATCCGGTGTCAGCCACAACACAGGCCTCAAACCTTTCTTGTACACGCTCTCGTGCTTTTCGGATTCtccgctcttcttcttcttactccccttctccttctccttctccttctccttctccttctcctttttaGTATCCCCTAAATCATCCTTTCGATTCTCACTCTTGTGATTCGTATCATCCATGCCGTTCTTGGACGTCCTCTTACTCGCCCAACCGAACCACCCCTTCCTCTCTTTACTGTTATTAGTAGCTTCTGGAGCATCGCATTCCTCTGAACGCTCCGGGCTCCCCATACTCAGCGCCGACTGCAGCTGCTGCTTCTCCTCGGAAGTCAAGATATCATCCAACTCGCCGTCGATTTCGCCGTCATTGACCGGCCTCTCCTCGGTCTCCCCTGCGAAGAGCTCCTCGTCAGTCATCGCACCGGGAACCCTTCTCGACTTCACGCTCACCATCACGTGAAGCATGTCGTACACCTGAGCCTTCCAATTGCCGACCGTCTCGGCGATCACCTGCCTCCGCCAATTCAAGTGAGGCACGAGCTCGGCCTGGGTGACGTCGATTCCCGGACGATACATGTTAGTGCGCGACATCAGCGCGACCTCGTGCCCCACCTCGGCCTCCGTCGGAGGCTCGCCGGCTCCTTCGAGCGCGTTTGTGATCTCCTTCTCCTTATGGGCGAGGACAATGAGGGATCCGGGGGAAACAGGCCGGCCGGCCTCCTCGGCCGACATGCCGTCGCCGAGGAAGAGGAAGGTCTGGTCGGATCGCTGGATCCGGAATCCGTCGAATCCGGCGAGGGTCATGTCGGCGCGGAGGTTGGCGCCGCGCTTCCAGATGCGGTAGGTGTCGGAGGGGGCGATGCGGCTGATGAAGGGGATGACGGAGCTGTCGAAGTGGAAGGAGATCTCCATGTAGAAGTCGCGGATGCGGGCGATGGAGGAGACGATgcgggggaggcggcggcaCCACTTGGCCCAGGCGAGGGGCTGGTAGTGGCGCGCGATGATCATCGCGATCGCGTCCTCGCGGGCGCACACCGCCTCCTGGAGCGCCGACCACCCGCTCTCGTTCTGCAAGGACCAGTCGGCGCCCGCCGCCATCAGGATCTCGGCGGCGACGGGGTCGCGGAGGCGCACCGCGAGCTGGAGCGGGGTCTCGCGGCGGGGGACGTCGCGCCGGTCGATGGCGGCGGAGACCTCGTCGGCGATCCGCTCCCCGCGGAGCGACTCCTCCTCGGTGGTGACCTCGCCGGCGCGCGGGAGCCGGGGGAGCGCCGCCACCACGCGGCGCAGCGCCGCGTGGTCGCCCCGCGCCACCGCGAGGTGGGCGGGGCTGTGGGCGTACTTGGAGACGTCCTCCATGGCGACAAAGAGATGCCTCGATCTCGATTCTCGAAGCGCCCCCCTACCTCCTTCTACTCATCTAGCACATGTACGAATCCAAAAGCTCCGCTCCAGCAGCAAGCCCCAACTACTGAAGAGATCGAACCCTAGGGTTTATAAGAGTGAGCAGAACCTCGGATCGCCACAATCGCGAATGGAATCTAGGGGGGAACCGATGAATCGAAGCTTAGAAAGAGAAATCGGAAGCATGATCTACGCCGATCTTCTTCGAGATCGAGCTCGATCTTCTTCGAGATCTCGCAGCTTCGACGCGAAGATGGAGTGTGAGAAATatcgaaggaaaaaaaaaaaaagggaaagcgGAGAGGGGCGAgcgcagagagagagatgggatgggatgggatgggatggggaagagagagagagagagagagagcgagggaggagagagaggtggggaACAGTCAGACCACgcgaccttctctctctctctctctcttcgtctctctctctctccccacatCGAACCAGTTAAGTTTGGGCAAAAAAGTTTGGGAACCCCCTCAACTTCACAGGATTTTGAAAAAAGCCTCTATGAATTTATGCTTCtgattgattttattttttaaaactattctGATCTGAGTTATTTGATTCCATCTATTGACGATTAATTATTAATGCATGCATAATTTTACCTaatgaaataatatttaaagcaatgaaatttgatgaattacaattaaatttttaattcaatataatataataaaataagtaGAAACTATGTGTCATaatagagaaagaaaatgagGTGTTAGTTTCACAAAAGCTGCTTGTTTAAGGGACTTTGTGGATTTTTACCTTTCTATTGGTATAGgtaggaggaattctacactgtcacacttgcaccacgtcatcaataacaagccaatcacatttcttcttttcaaacaaaagtataataaaaatacttttttacaatcatgatgggacatatattcttaaaagaattaatttgattggtttgttacgccatgtcactaatatacccgttgcattctagaatttttcgtatAGGTAGAGGGGCAATCCAGCTTTGCAAGTCAATTCATGTTCGACTTGATATCGAATCGTCcgtttagtaaataaataaaacagagttgaatttattttatatatatatatatattctttctagtttttttaacttgttgttcATGAACCatctcgtgttcgactcgttaaataacaagccgaacacaaacaaaatttttcgactcgatattttaatgagCCAATTTGAAATCAACTCGTTTATAAAGACTTATTTATAAAATGAGCGGAACACGGGCCTACCCCAACTCGCTAATGTGTTGACACCCAAATTATAGTACTAGTTGCGAGCCCCATTTACAAATTGACCTCGTATCTTGGTTAAATTACAACTGTGCCATTGTTCCGTTGGAACCTGGACCACAAACGGGCCTTTGTGCCTCACCAGATCTATTCTGATTGGGGCCTCTCCTGGATCAAGATCTACTTCGCGggttattctcttttttttttttaagataattaGCATTGTCAATTTGTACTCTATTTTGACTAACCAATTACCTTAAATATTACTGAACAAGTCCTAATGAACAACAATTATGGATATTCTCTGAATTTAATTGTGCCTTTGTCACATTCCTTTATGACATCAAAAGTGTAATGCTTCGAAGAAGATGTctcgtaaaaataaaattaaatgtaaCTCCCAATATCTGTTTGCAACTAAATCGCAAAATTAGAATGATTAGTCAATACTAGATTTTTTCTTGCAGTGAATTCTACTGCAAACTTAATCACATTTAGATTATCTATgtatccaaaaaataataatatacgtACAATCTTACTAGAAACATTATCCCGTGAGATGTCTCACTTCTTACACTCTAGTACAAATTCCAAAATCACATGTAAATCAAAAGCATCAAATTACAGTGGTTACTTTCAAAGCCATAAATGTATCATTTTTAACATTTCGCTATAACAgaagtttttaattatttttctttgctAATAATTGCTATACCttaaaatgttttatttttgatgGAAAGAAATAAAGAACTTGAACAAATTCATTAACAATTATGTGGAAAACAAAAAATGCATGCCTTTGTTAGTATAATTATCATATGACACATTTAATGTGCCATATATTGACTTTTACTTCGCAAGTGAGATTATCTACATTtccttagggtgcgtttggttcgagttatcctggtaGGATTACAGAcaatcctgtcaggataactgtgtttggttaatccgctatatAATCTAGTAGTTaatatagcattacaaatcgagtaggattacatcgaaaatattaacgggaggggggtcgttTATCTTGCAATACTGAAACatgttaatactacatattatgtaaaatgacaattttaccctccaacaaccgcaaatctaattaacagcattatttttatctctctctcaccttccccctctctctcgcacgccgctttctctcgcacgtctctctctctctctatctctatctctatctttttctctctctcgcacaAATACctatcttctattgcgtcgtcctcccaggtCTTCtctccattcgtcatttccgcaaacaataatattcaaatgactacaacaaggacaattttgaaaaaaactatacttttatgtcgggattactaaattttataaactgaaccaaacgtattaatgctataaacactgtaatctagtattatattactgcattaaactaaacgcgctaatgcagtatcagtagtaatctcatccCAAAATTTAAGACACCTAAAtatgttgagatattttataatattacataactcgaaccaaacagGCCGTTAATAACATGACGCCCTAACCTCAATAGTTTGGTCTCCTCATGGCCCGTCATTATAGCTTGGTGGTTGAGTGGCCAACTTTGCTgctctcttttatctttttctctttttgtccaGCCACTGATGTGCCTCATTTTTACGTTCTCGTCACGTGAGTACTCCTTTGCGCTGTTAcacatgcattatatatatatatatatttaatatggtCCCCAATTCATGTGACCTCGCCTCTCAAAGTAAAtcctttttacttttcttttatgcaCAAACAAAAAGCGCACAATCTTCGCTGTCACGGTGCATTGCATTTCTTTTGAGCGGAACTAACATACAATTCAAGTTCCAACAAATATAATGCGTACTCTATAAAGACCTATAACCTactttaaattacaattttacaaCAAATATAATTCAATGGCTATTTTtcgttcatttattttttaaatttttaagaaaatttaaaatagttggtaaatttttaaaattcgtagATAAGAGATTATAGGTATTACAATTCGTTTATTAACCATATGACTCATCATATTATTCTGCAGCTGTAGAGTGGCAATTTAGCATTTTGGTCTCGATACATTATGTGCTTTGGAAAAGTTTCATTAGGCATATccactataaaataaataaatatttataatactGAGATGCTAAAGCATCATTAATTTCAAGTGCTTTTTCAACCGCAAACACCCTTAATACATGAAATCTGGGTTCTTTCCTAAGCAATTAATCCATAATTTATGGTGATAGAAATCGCCAAATCAAGCAATTAGCGGCGGATCTCTTTTTGTTAGGTGCGAATTAATTGAAGCCGTATCATACAGCTGGAATGGTGAGAAGTTTTATTCTAGAGTTCAACCAATGAAGCGAAGGGGGGAGTTGACATGTGCACGTAGGACTTCTCTTATTGCGGTGGTGTTgagtaataaattttaatgatttgTTGGAAATTGTTCTTTCTCTATCGTGAATATGTGGCAGATTTGTAGGAACAGTTCATGTACGT includes the following:
- the LOC109727653 gene encoding ankyrin repeat domain-containing protein 13C, with the translated sequence MEDVSKYAHSPAHLAVARGDHAALRRVVAALPRLPRAGEVTTEEESLRGERIADEVSAAIDRRDVPRRETPLQLAVRLRDPVAAEILMAAGADWSLQNESGWSALQEAVCAREDAIAMIIARHYQPLAWAKWCRRLPRIVSSIARIRDFYMEISFHFDSSVIPFISRIAPSDTYRIWKRGANLRADMTLAGFDGFRIQRSDQTFLFLGDGMSAEEAGRPVSPGSLIVLAHKEKEITNALEGAGEPPTEAEVGHEVALMSRTNMYRPGIDVTQAELVPHLNWRRQVIAETVGNWKAQVYDMLHVMVSVKSRRVPGAMTDEELFAGETEERPVNDGEIDGELDDILTSEEKQQLQSALSMGSPERSEECDAPEATNNSKERKGWFGWASKRTSKNGMDDTNHKSENRKDDLGDTKKEKEKEKEKEKEKGSKKKKSGESEKHESVYKKGLRPVLWLTPDFPLKTEELIPLLDVLANKVKAVRRLRELLTTKLPLGTFPVKIAIPIVPTIRVLVTFTKFEELQPTDEFATPPSSPTNFEESKSKETDSSGSWYSWVRGSRAPQSNGDSIGGRSFKEDVDPFYIPSDYTWVDANEKKRRMKAKKAKGKKSGTSKKHSSKSSSGQQLVDGFED